The Glycine soja cultivar W05 chromosome 8, ASM419377v2, whole genome shotgun sequence genome has a window encoding:
- the LOC114421701 gene encoding uncharacterized protein LOC114421701 isoform X1, with product MEGDLQRALSLRLNRRGDRSNQSPAKDFEVGFFSSGRVPQDYPMKIVWKKGFVRLVLVAGILWMLLILLALLFHIWSCQTSVSFLSAMCNKDSKVFNMLDNMGLVSKPHRCPIPLSNDPDKIVIPTGRTPNEIVKNLSYVMEDEVPHSEAQSSPLFGGHPSWKQREESFKLKSNMKVHCGFIQGGGAEMNRVDIKYVKKCKFVVASGIFDGYDLPHQPSNISLRSKELFCFLMVVDEVSLKFMRENGTVKEDRAGGKWVGIWRLVLLKHPPYDEPRRNGKVPKILTHRLFPQAQYSIWIDGKMELIVDPLLILERYLWRGKHTFAIAQHKHHRSIYEEADSNKRRKRYARPLIDLHMKIYYYEGMKPWSSNKKTNSDVPEGAVIIREHTAINNLFSCLWFNEVHLFTPRDQLSFGYVAYRLGDAFKFFMFLNCEYNSLFVLHPHTREHSSPIEWVKQLDELKKGNLKESRGGLGLFTPYPGDLDSVVLPNVTRTSKAG from the exons ATGGAGGGTGATCTTCAAAGGGCTCTATCTTTGCGCCTAAATCGTAGAGGAGACCGAAGTAATCAAAGTCCTGCTAAAG ATTTTGAGGTGGGCTTCTTTTCTTCAGGGAGGGTACCTCAGGATTACCCCATGAAGATTGTTTGGAAAAAAGGGTTTGTTCGGTTGGTTCTTGTAGCAGGGATCTTGTGGATGTtattaattcttcttgcattaTTGTTCCATATATGGTCTTGTCAAACTTCCGTCTCCTTTTTATCAG CTATGTGTAACAAAGATAGCAAGGTTTTCAACATGTTAGACAATATGGGACTTGTATCAAAACCTCACA GATGTCCAATTCCTCTTTCCAATGACCCTGATAAAATAGTTATCCCAACTGGAAGAACTCCCAACGAAATTGTCAAAAATCTGTCATATGTTATGGAAGATGAGGTTCCACATAGTGAAGCTCAGTCATCTCCTCTATTTGGAGGCCATCCAAGTTGGAAACAAAGGGAGGAAAGTTTTAAACTAAAGTCAAATATGAAG GTGCATTGTGGATTCATCCAAGGTGGTGGTGCTGAAATGAATCGTGTAGACATCAAATATGTCAAGAAATGCAAATTTGTTGTTGCATCTGGAATTTTTGATGGCTATGATTTACCTCATCAACCATCAAATATAAGCCTTCGCTCAAAGGAGCTTTTTTGCTTCCTTATGGTTGTGGATGAGGTATCTCTAAAATTCATGAGGGAAAATGGTACGGTCAAAGAAGACAGAGCTGGTGGAAAATGGGTGGGAATATGGAGACTTGTTCTTCTTAAGCATCCTCCTTATGATGAACCAAGAAGGAATGGGAAGGTTCCCAAAATTTTAACCCACAGGTTGTTCCCTCAAGCACAGTATAGCATTTGGATTGATGGTAAAATGGAGCTGATAGTAGATCCGTTGCTAATCCTTGAGAG ATACCTGTGGCGAGGCAAGCATACGTTTGCCATTGCTCAACACAAGCATCACCGTAGTATATATGAGGAGGCTGATTCAAACAAGAGGCGAAAGCGATATGCTCGACCCCTTATTGATCTCCACATGAAAATCTATTATTATGAGGGAATGAAGCCATGGAGTTCAAATAAAAAGACCAATAGTG ATGTACCAGAGGGAGCCGTCATCATTCGGGAACACACTGCcataaataacttatttagCTGCTTGTGGTTCAATGAGGTTCACCTCTTCACTCCCAGAGATCAACTGAGTTTTGGCTATGTTGCATACAGATTGGGGGACGCGTTCAAATTCTTCATGTTTCTCAACTGTGAATACAATTCACTGTTTGTGTTGCACCCTCACACAAGAGAGCACTCTTCTCCCATAGAATGGGTTAAACAGTTGGATGAACTTAAGAAAGGCAATTTAAAAGAAAGTAGGGGAGGACTAGGCTTGTTTACCCCTTATCCTGGGGATCTTGATTCTGTTGTTCTGCCAAATGTAACAAGAACATCAAAAGCAGGCTGa
- the LOC114421700 gene encoding protochlorophyllide-dependent translocon component 52, chloroplastic-like isoform X1, with product MEAVSAFSVGTLHIPTAHETPNSFRKSIFLSNQVASPVSLVLRGASKSKLFTALSPPPLTESSNNQPEEAEPEFESHAEKFDWYSHWYPLMPICDLDKRKPHGKRVLGIDVVVWWDRNEGVWQVHDDACPHRLAPLSDGRIDQWGRLQCVYHGWCFNGKGECKLIPQAPPDGPPVHTSKKACVAAYPSTVQNDILWFWPNTDPQYKDIITRKRPPYITELDDPSYTKLMGNRDISYGYEVLIENLMDPAHVPYAHYGLMRTPKPKVKVDREGGRPLELSIETLDINGFTANQGWSKSKFMPPCIFYVYTDSDQPASSAETQKSSAQKKFALIFVCVPVSPGKSRLIWCFPRNFGVWIDKIVPRWIFHVGQNRILDSDLYLLHVEEQKIVDIGPKNWHKACFVPTKSDALVIGYRNWLKKYAGGQVDWRGKYSGALPPTPPREQLMDRYWSHVVNCKSCNSAYKSLNVIEVMLQIISVASIGIVAIMKHGTMSVAKRNSMVALAVLSLALSRWLAHFIYKNFRYHDYEHAFR from the exons ATGGAAGCTGTGTCTGCTTTTTCTGTTGGCACACTTCACATCCCGACAGCACATGAAACACCAAACTCATTTAGGAAATCTATATTCTTGAGCAACCAAGTGGCTTCACCAGTTTCATTGGTTCTCAGGGGCGCTTCAAAATCCAAGCTTTTCACTGCCTTGTCACCCCCTCCATTGACAGAATCCAGCAACAACCAACCTGAGGAGGCTGAGCCAGAATTTGAAAGTCATGCAGAGAAATTTGACTGGTACTCTCACTGGTACCCTTTGATGCCAATTTGTGACCTTGACAAGAGGAAGCCTCATGGGAAGAGGGTGTTGGGAATTGATGTGGTTGTGTGGTGGGATAGGAATGAGGGTGTTTGGCAGGTTCATGATGATGCTTGTCCTCATAGATTAGCACCCTTGTCTGATGGAAGGATTGATCAATGGGGCAGGTTGCAGTGTGTGTACCATGGTTGGTGTTTCAATGGCAAAGGAGAATGCAAGCTCATTCCCCAGGCACCCCCTGATGGCCCTCCG GTACATACGTCCAAAAAAGCATGTGTAGCTGCTTACCCAAGTACTGTACAGAATGATATCTTGTGGTTCTGGCCCAATACTGATCCTCAATACAAAGATATTATTACAAGAAAAAGACCCCCATACATAACAGAATTAGATGATCCATCGTATACTAAATTAATGGGAAACAGAGACATTTCTTATGG GTATGAAGTACTGATAGAAAATCTTATGGACCCTGCACATGTTCCATATGCACACTATGGACTAATGCGTACTCCGAAACCAAAAG TGAAAGTTGATAGAGAAGGGGGCAGGCCACTTGAATTGTCTATTGAAACGTTAGATATCAATGGTTTTACTGCAAATCAGGGTTGGAGTAAAAGTAAATTTATGCCACCAtgcattttttatgtatatactGATTCAGATCAACCTGCCTCATCTGCTGAAACTCAG AAATCATCAGCTCAGAAGAAGTTTGCTTTAATCTTTGTTTGTGTTCCGGTTAGTCCTGGTAAAAGCAGATTGATATGGTGCTTCCCAAGAAACTTTGGAGTGTGGATTGACAAAATTGTGCCACGATGGATATTTCATGTTGGACAAAACCGGATTCTAGATTCAGATTTATATCTTCTCCATGTTGAG GaacaaaaaatagttgataTTGGTCCAAAGAATTGGCACAAAGCCTGTTTTGTGCCAACAAAGTCAGATGCCCTTGTTATTGGTTATAGAAATTGGTTAAAGAAGTATGCAGGTGGTCAGGTTGATTGGAGAGGAAAATATAGTGGGGCTCTCCCTCCAACACCTCCAAGAGAACAGCTTATGGACAG GTACTGGTCCCATGTGGTGAATTGCAAGAGTTGCAATTCTGCTTATAAGAGCCTCAATGTGATTGAAGTAATGTTGCAGATCATATCTGTTGCTTCAATTGGGATTGTTGCCATCATGAAGCATGGTACAATGTCAGTGGCAAAAAGAAATTCAATGGTTGCGTTAGCAGTGCTATCATTAGCACTGTCTCGGTGGTTGGCTCACTTCATATACAAAAACTTCCGTTATCATGACTACGAGCATGCCTTCCGCTAA
- the LOC114421701 gene encoding uncharacterized protein LOC114421701 isoform X2, whose translation MCNKDSKVFNMLDNMGLVSKPHRCPIPLSNDPDKIVIPTGRTPNEIVKNLSYVMEDEVPHSEAQSSPLFGGHPSWKQREESFKLKSNMKVHCGFIQGGGAEMNRVDIKYVKKCKFVVASGIFDGYDLPHQPSNISLRSKELFCFLMVVDEVSLKFMRENGTVKEDRAGGKWVGIWRLVLLKHPPYDEPRRNGKVPKILTHRLFPQAQYSIWIDGKMELIVDPLLILERYLWRGKHTFAIAQHKHHRSIYEEADSNKRRKRYARPLIDLHMKIYYYEGMKPWSSNKKTNSDVPEGAVIIREHTAINNLFSCLWFNEVHLFTPRDQLSFGYVAYRLGDAFKFFMFLNCEYNSLFVLHPHTREHSSPIEWVKQLDELKKGNLKESRGGLGLFTPYPGDLDSVVLPNVTRTSKAG comes from the exons ATGTGTAACAAAGATAGCAAGGTTTTCAACATGTTAGACAATATGGGACTTGTATCAAAACCTCACA GATGTCCAATTCCTCTTTCCAATGACCCTGATAAAATAGTTATCCCAACTGGAAGAACTCCCAACGAAATTGTCAAAAATCTGTCATATGTTATGGAAGATGAGGTTCCACATAGTGAAGCTCAGTCATCTCCTCTATTTGGAGGCCATCCAAGTTGGAAACAAAGGGAGGAAAGTTTTAAACTAAAGTCAAATATGAAG GTGCATTGTGGATTCATCCAAGGTGGTGGTGCTGAAATGAATCGTGTAGACATCAAATATGTCAAGAAATGCAAATTTGTTGTTGCATCTGGAATTTTTGATGGCTATGATTTACCTCATCAACCATCAAATATAAGCCTTCGCTCAAAGGAGCTTTTTTGCTTCCTTATGGTTGTGGATGAGGTATCTCTAAAATTCATGAGGGAAAATGGTACGGTCAAAGAAGACAGAGCTGGTGGAAAATGGGTGGGAATATGGAGACTTGTTCTTCTTAAGCATCCTCCTTATGATGAACCAAGAAGGAATGGGAAGGTTCCCAAAATTTTAACCCACAGGTTGTTCCCTCAAGCACAGTATAGCATTTGGATTGATGGTAAAATGGAGCTGATAGTAGATCCGTTGCTAATCCTTGAGAG ATACCTGTGGCGAGGCAAGCATACGTTTGCCATTGCTCAACACAAGCATCACCGTAGTATATATGAGGAGGCTGATTCAAACAAGAGGCGAAAGCGATATGCTCGACCCCTTATTGATCTCCACATGAAAATCTATTATTATGAGGGAATGAAGCCATGGAGTTCAAATAAAAAGACCAATAGTG ATGTACCAGAGGGAGCCGTCATCATTCGGGAACACACTGCcataaataacttatttagCTGCTTGTGGTTCAATGAGGTTCACCTCTTCACTCCCAGAGATCAACTGAGTTTTGGCTATGTTGCATACAGATTGGGGGACGCGTTCAAATTCTTCATGTTTCTCAACTGTGAATACAATTCACTGTTTGTGTTGCACCCTCACACAAGAGAGCACTCTTCTCCCATAGAATGGGTTAAACAGTTGGATGAACTTAAGAAAGGCAATTTAAAAGAAAGTAGGGGAGGACTAGGCTTGTTTACCCCTTATCCTGGGGATCTTGATTCTGTTGTTCTGCCAAATGTAACAAGAACATCAAAAGCAGGCTGa